One window from the genome of Rhodococcus sp. ABRD24 encodes:
- a CDS encoding ComEA family DNA-binding protein — MGTEHDRARVRRRLAASAAPQAARGDDTADFEPAEAPFVDRGGRSRMPGWLEDPDDAAHGEDPEHGFRLWRGTRLNPGRRGAVALVVVGLVAAGIAAVSVWRDRPTAQAVPPLPAVEVGGPESAVSVVPSVPAPPSAQSVPPAPDAQVVVSVVGLVNQAGLVRLQPGARIADALAAAGGPKPGADLLGLNMAERVGDGDQILVGVAPPEGSPGTVGSARVGAGAPGQSAGVGSGTPVGKVNLNTATETELDALPGVGPVTAKAIVAWRQTHGRFTDIEQLGEVDGIGPARMAKLRELVAL, encoded by the coding sequence ATGGGTACCGAACATGATCGTGCGAGGGTGCGCCGGAGGCTGGCGGCGTCCGCCGCGCCCCAGGCAGCACGCGGTGACGACACTGCGGACTTCGAGCCGGCCGAGGCGCCGTTTGTCGATCGTGGTGGCCGCTCGCGGATGCCGGGCTGGCTCGAGGACCCGGACGACGCCGCACACGGCGAAGATCCTGAGCATGGGTTCAGGCTCTGGCGGGGCACACGACTGAATCCGGGGCGACGGGGTGCGGTCGCGCTGGTTGTCGTCGGGCTCGTCGCGGCAGGGATCGCGGCGGTGTCGGTATGGCGGGACCGGCCGACCGCACAGGCCGTTCCACCGTTGCCCGCGGTCGAGGTCGGGGGACCGGAATCTGCTGTCTCTGTTGTTCCTTCCGTGCCGGCGCCACCGTCGGCGCAGTCGGTGCCACCTGCGCCTGACGCGCAGGTGGTGGTCAGCGTGGTGGGTCTGGTCAACCAGGCGGGTCTGGTCCGGCTTCAGCCTGGGGCACGTATCGCAGATGCACTCGCGGCAGCGGGCGGGCCGAAGCCTGGCGCAGATCTGTTGGGGCTGAACATGGCCGAGCGCGTGGGCGATGGAGACCAGATCCTGGTGGGCGTCGCGCCGCCCGAGGGATCCCCGGGAACGGTCGGCAGTGCACGGGTCGGGGCCGGTGCGCCGGGGCAGTCGGCGGGCGTCGGGTCCGGCACACCCGTTGGCAAGGTCAATCTCAACACCGCGACCGAAACAGAGCTGGACGCTCTGCCGGGGGTGGGCCCCGTGACCGCGAAGGCGATTGTCGCGTGGCGGCAGACGCATGGCAGGTTCACCGATATCGAGCAGCTGGGTGAGGTCGACGGGATCGGACCGGCCCGGATGGCGAA
- a CDS encoding DegV family protein: MSVVVVTDSSACLSPELADRFGIRVVPLHVLTGGRDFREGVDAVPDDLSGVTTSGASPGELTDAYAAALADSDGDGVVAVHISRQLSGTWEAGRQAAQKFGEKVRIVDSQSTAMGLGYPALAAARVARAGGGLKAVYQKAVDVAARGRLLIVVDRLEHLRRGGRIGTAAALLGTALAMKPVLHVVEGKLVLREKTRTSTKALSKLVDAAVEQAGTESVALAVHHLHAPERAAAVAAELRQRITGIGELVVTEIGAVLGAHVGPGAVGVVVCPGDAEEITPDGGPEPSSTSAH; the protein is encoded by the coding sequence GTGTCTGTCGTCGTCGTGACCGATTCCTCGGCCTGCCTCTCACCCGAGTTGGCGGACCGGTTCGGGATCCGTGTCGTGCCCCTGCACGTGCTCACTGGCGGCCGGGATTTTCGAGAGGGTGTCGATGCTGTTCCGGACGACCTGTCCGGAGTGACCACATCGGGCGCCTCTCCGGGGGAGCTCACCGACGCGTACGCTGCGGCCCTGGCCGACAGCGACGGTGACGGTGTGGTCGCGGTCCACATTTCGCGTCAGCTGTCCGGTACCTGGGAGGCTGGACGGCAGGCTGCCCAGAAGTTCGGCGAGAAGGTGCGGATCGTCGACTCGCAGTCGACGGCAATGGGTCTGGGCTATCCGGCGCTCGCCGCGGCTCGCGTGGCCCGCGCCGGCGGAGGCCTCAAGGCGGTGTATCAGAAGGCGGTGGACGTCGCGGCCCGGGGGCGGTTGCTCATCGTCGTCGACCGGCTCGAGCACCTGCGCCGCGGCGGCCGCATCGGCACTGCGGCTGCACTGCTCGGGACGGCACTGGCGATGAAGCCGGTCCTCCATGTGGTAGAGGGCAAATTGGTGCTGCGCGAGAAGACGCGTACGTCGACGAAGGCATTGAGCAAGTTGGTCGACGCCGCCGTAGAACAGGCTGGGACGGAGTCAGTCGCTCTCGCGGTGCATCATTTGCACGCGCCCGAACGTGCCGCCGCGGTCGCCGCAGAGTTGCGCCAGCGGATCACAGGCATCGGTGAGCTGGTCGTCACCGAAATCGGCGCTGTGCTCGGCGCCCACGTCGGCCCGGGCGCGGTCGGAGTTGTGGTCTGTCCGGGTGATGCGGAAGAGATCACGCCGGACGGCGGCCCGGAGCCGTCATCCACATCCGCGCACTGA
- the octT gene encoding diglucosylglycerate octanoyltransferase, protein MLDGGAVDRTLDGGAVDRTDGAPVLLVLADSLSYYGPKGGLPADHPRIWPNLVARELGWRVELVARIGWTSRDAWWALTQDPRVWASVPHAGAVVFAVGGMDSLPSPLPTALREQLRYIRPPVLRRIVRSGYQWLQPRLSKLGRPVALPPRLSVEYLESCRDALAAIRPDLPVIGTYPSVHRCDAYGQVHSGREPAVRALEAWSTEKHVPMVDLAAAVRENIFSDRANPDGIHWGWEAHEEVAAAMIAAVEIARRSAARDELEIG, encoded by the coding sequence ATGCTGGACGGCGGTGCCGTCGATCGGACGCTGGACGGCGGTGCCGTCGATCGGACGGACGGGGCGCCGGTCCTACTGGTGCTGGCCGATTCGCTCTCGTACTACGGTCCCAAGGGGGGACTGCCGGCGGATCATCCGAGGATCTGGCCCAATCTGGTCGCCCGCGAGCTGGGCTGGCGAGTGGAGCTGGTGGCCCGTATCGGCTGGACCAGCCGGGATGCATGGTGGGCGCTGACGCAGGATCCGCGGGTATGGGCGTCCGTTCCGCACGCCGGTGCCGTCGTCTTCGCGGTGGGCGGGATGGATTCGTTGCCGTCCCCGCTGCCGACCGCGCTGCGTGAGCAGCTGCGGTACATCCGGCCGCCGGTGCTGCGCCGCATCGTACGGTCCGGCTACCAGTGGCTGCAGCCGCGGTTGTCCAAGTTGGGCAGGCCGGTGGCGCTGCCGCCCAGACTGTCGGTCGAGTATCTGGAGAGTTGCCGGGACGCGTTGGCGGCGATCCGCCCCGATCTGCCGGTGATCGGCACGTATCCGTCGGTTCACCGTTGCGATGCGTACGGGCAGGTCCACTCGGGCCGGGAGCCTGCGGTGCGGGCGCTCGAGGCGTGGTCGACCGAGAAGCATGTTCCGATGGTCGATCTCGCGGCCGCGGTACGGGAGAACATCTTCTCCGACCGGGCGAACCCGGATGGCATCCACTGGGGCTGGGAGGCCCACGAGGAAGTCGCCGCCGCGATGATCGCCGCGGTCGAGATCGCCCGTCGCAGTGCGGCACGCGACGAGCTCGAAATAGGGTAG
- a CDS encoding histidine phosphatase family protein — MQGQLDTDLSDLGREQAKVAAQALAEHRPFVIVSSDLRRAFDTATALGDHIGLPVETDTRLRETHLGDWQGMTHTEVDEIAPGARTRWRTDAEWAPPAGESRIEVAARSLPLVQELLARHESWGPQPLVLVAHGGLIAALTARLLDLPVDRWPVLGGLGNTSWVQLSGHGEGTDPVWRLDVWNASASVASDVL, encoded by the coding sequence ATGCAGGGGCAGCTCGATACCGATCTGTCGGATCTCGGCCGGGAGCAGGCGAAGGTGGCGGCGCAGGCACTCGCCGAGCATCGCCCCTTCGTCATCGTGTCCTCCGACCTGCGGCGTGCATTCGACACGGCAACTGCGCTCGGCGACCATATCGGGTTGCCCGTGGAGACCGATACCCGACTGCGCGAGACGCATCTCGGGGATTGGCAGGGGATGACCCACACGGAAGTCGACGAGATCGCGCCGGGTGCGCGGACCCGGTGGCGGACCGATGCGGAGTGGGCGCCGCCCGCCGGTGAGAGCCGGATCGAGGTCGCGGCCCGCAGCCTGCCTCTCGTACAGGAACTGCTTGCCCGGCACGAGTCGTGGGGGCCGCAGCCGCTGGTCCTGGTAGCGCACGGCGGCTTGATCGCGGCATTGACGGCCCGTCTGCTCGACCTTCCGGTCGATCGGTGGCCGGTGCTCGGTGGGCTCGGCAACACCAGCTGGGTGCAGCTCAGCGGACACGGGGAGGGGACAGATCCGGTATGGCGGTTGGATGTGTGGAACGCGTCTGCGAGCGTGGCCAGTGACGTCCTCTGA
- the rsfS gene encoding ribosome silencing factor: MSASNEAIEMARIAALAADEKLASDVVVLDVSEQLVITDCFVIASAANERQVNAIVENIEDRLREAGHKPVRREGTREGRWALLDYVDIVVHVQHTDERNFYALDRLWKDCPEIAVEGVEPRQLSIDSDPDDVAGESEQ; encoded by the coding sequence GTGAGTGCATCGAACGAGGCCATCGAAATGGCACGGATTGCCGCACTGGCGGCCGACGAGAAGTTGGCCTCGGATGTGGTGGTCCTCGATGTCTCGGAGCAGCTGGTCATCACCGACTGCTTCGTCATCGCCTCCGCAGCCAACGAGCGTCAGGTCAACGCGATCGTCGAGAACATCGAGGACCGGTTGCGTGAGGCCGGACACAAGCCGGTCCGTCGCGAGGGCACCCGCGAGGGGCGTTGGGCGCTGCTCGATTACGTCGACATCGTTGTTCACGTCCAGCACACCGACGAGCGCAATTTCTATGCACTCGACCGGTTGTGGAAGGACTGCCCCGAGATAGCCGTCGAGGGTGTCGAGCCGAGGCAGCTGTCGATCGACTCCGACCCGGACGACGTAGCGGGGGAGTCGGAGCAGTGA
- the nadD gene encoding nicotinate-nucleotide adenylyltransferase — MGGTFDPIHHGHLVAASEVADRFALDEVIFVPTGQPWQKDDRDVSPAEDRYLMTVIATASNPRFSVSRVDVDRAKVTYTVDTLRDLSAQHPDAELYFITGADALESILSWQDWEELFGLAKFVGVSRPGYELHTEHLATHLERLPENAVTLIEIPALAISSTDCRVRAREHRPVWYLVPDGVVQYISKRNLYQPIGVQRLDGAVTMSEPVPARQLHAEPPQPSEQAEPGEH, encoded by the coding sequence ATGGGTGGCACCTTCGATCCGATCCACCACGGTCACCTCGTGGCGGCCAGTGAGGTCGCGGATCGATTCGCTCTCGACGAAGTGATCTTCGTGCCCACGGGGCAGCCGTGGCAGAAGGATGACCGCGACGTCAGTCCGGCCGAAGATCGCTACCTGATGACGGTCATCGCGACCGCGTCGAATCCGAGGTTCTCGGTGAGCCGCGTCGACGTGGACCGCGCCAAAGTCACCTACACCGTGGATACTCTTCGTGATCTGAGCGCTCAGCACCCCGATGCCGAGCTGTACTTCATCACCGGGGCGGACGCGCTCGAGAGCATCCTGTCGTGGCAGGATTGGGAGGAGCTGTTCGGACTCGCCAAGTTCGTTGGAGTCTCGCGTCCGGGCTACGAGCTGCACACTGAGCATCTGGCCACGCACCTCGAGCGGCTTCCTGAGAACGCGGTCACGTTGATCGAGATTCCGGCCCTTGCCATTTCGTCGACGGACTGTCGTGTGCGTGCGCGGGAACACCGGCCGGTGTGGTACCTCGTTCCGGACGGGGTCGTGCAGTACATCAGCAAACGAAACCTGTACCAGCCGATCGGGGTGCAGCGTCTGGATGGCGCGGTCACCATGTCCGAACCGGTTCCCGCGCGACAGCTGCATGCGGAGCCACCACAACCTTCAGAACAAGCAGAACCGGGAGAACACTGA
- a CDS encoding VWA domain-containing protein, with product MATSPAHRRGGPPAPHGIPGHLVDFVEALRRRGIAVGPSETVDAGRVVAVLDLLDREALREGLACSLLRRPTHRATFDALFDLWFPVGLGVREDSGADRSLPRTPDGELDLDVLQEVLAELLSDDSPEALAELEALVAQMVEELGKYESVNGPSFSAYQALRNLAPERLLEKILSGLLGNQQAGDRPAGNYASEVAKRAAVQRIDDFRRMVESETRRRSAEQIGKDRVASYGVPKLAEEVDFLRASDSELTALRRSVTPLARLLASRLAVRRSRARAGAIDLRRTLRKSMSTGGVPIDLVQRKPRPARPELVLMCDVSGSVAGFSHFTLLLVHALREQFSRVRVFAFIDTTDEVTRFFDSGSDLGVAMSRMVREADLITYDGHSDYGHALGVFAERYAHSITSRSSLLVLGDGRNNYRDPGLPALEHLVSVAKHAHWLNPEPRGQWGTGDSAALVYNEVIDMHECRSAQQLAAVVAGLLPV from the coding sequence ATGGCCACCTCGCCCGCACACCGTCGCGGTGGTCCGCCGGCGCCGCACGGTATACCGGGGCATCTCGTCGACTTCGTCGAGGCCCTACGCCGACGCGGCATCGCGGTCGGCCCGTCCGAGACCGTCGATGCAGGTCGGGTAGTGGCCGTGCTGGACCTGCTCGACCGGGAGGCGCTGCGCGAGGGTCTCGCATGTTCGCTGCTGCGGCGTCCGACGCACCGCGCCACCTTCGATGCCCTGTTCGACCTGTGGTTTCCCGTCGGCCTCGGAGTCCGCGAGGACAGCGGTGCGGACAGGTCGCTGCCGCGGACACCCGACGGTGAGCTCGACCTCGATGTGCTGCAGGAGGTGCTCGCCGAACTGCTGTCCGATGACTCCCCGGAGGCGCTCGCCGAACTAGAGGCGCTTGTCGCGCAGATGGTCGAGGAACTCGGTAAGTACGAGTCGGTCAACGGACCGTCCTTTTCCGCGTACCAGGCGCTGCGCAACCTCGCCCCCGAGAGACTTCTCGAGAAGATTCTCTCCGGCCTGCTCGGTAACCAGCAGGCCGGTGACCGCCCGGCCGGCAACTATGCGTCCGAGGTCGCCAAGCGGGCGGCCGTCCAGCGGATCGACGACTTCCGGAGGATGGTCGAGTCCGAGACCCGGCGTCGCTCCGCCGAACAGATAGGCAAGGACCGCGTGGCGAGCTACGGCGTGCCGAAGCTCGCCGAGGAGGTGGACTTCCTGCGCGCGTCGGACTCCGAGCTGACGGCGCTGCGGCGTAGCGTCACCCCGCTGGCACGGCTGCTGGCGAGTCGGCTGGCGGTGCGGCGTAGCCGGGCCCGGGCTGGCGCGATCGACCTTCGCCGCACGCTGCGGAAGTCGATGTCGACCGGCGGCGTGCCGATCGACCTGGTACAGCGCAAGCCGCGCCCGGCCCGTCCCGAACTGGTGCTGATGTGCGACGTCTCCGGGTCGGTTGCCGGTTTTTCCCACTTCACGCTGCTGCTCGTCCATGCGCTGCGCGAGCAATTCTCGCGGGTACGGGTATTCGCGTTCATCGACACCACGGATGAGGTCACCCGCTTCTTCGACAGCGGTTCCGATTTGGGTGTCGCGATGTCGCGGATGGTTCGGGAGGCCGATTTGATCACGTATGACGGGCACTCCGACTACGGCCATGCGCTCGGGGTGTTCGCGGAGCGCTACGCCCACTCGATAACCAGTCGCAGCTCGTTGCTCGTGCTCGGTGACGGGCGCAACAACTACCGCGACCCGGGTCTGCCGGCGCTCGAACATCTGGTGTCGGTGGCCAAGCATGCGCACTGGCTCAACCCGGAACCGCGTGGTCAATGGGGTACGGGCGACTCGGCCGCGCTGGTCTACAACGAGGTGATCGACATGCACGAGTGCCGTTCTGCGCAGCAGCTCGCGGCGGTGGTCGCCGGTTTGCTGCCTGTGTGA
- a CDS encoding MoxR family ATPase has translation MDRALPTAPPLFASVDDVALRLAETGYLADKGTATAVFLADRLGKPLLIEGPAGVGKTELARAVAQTSGAELVRLQCYEGVDESRALYEWNHAKQILRIQAAGTSGATGNVTADHSWDATKQDVFSEEFLLSRPLLTAIRREDPTVLLIDEVDKADVEIEGLLLEVLSDFAVTIPELGTITATRKPFAVLTSNATRELSEALKRRCLFLHLEFPDADLERRILASRVPELPESVAEQLVRTVGVLRGMQLKKVPSVSETIDWGRTLLALGLDTLDDDAVRATMGVVLKHRADQQRAAAELRLN, from the coding sequence GTGGACCGCGCTCTGCCGACTGCACCGCCGCTGTTCGCGAGTGTCGACGATGTCGCTCTGCGCCTCGCCGAAACCGGCTACCTGGCCGACAAGGGGACCGCGACCGCGGTGTTCCTCGCGGATCGGCTGGGCAAGCCGCTGCTCATCGAGGGCCCTGCAGGTGTGGGCAAGACGGAGTTGGCGCGCGCCGTCGCGCAGACGTCCGGGGCAGAGCTGGTGCGCCTGCAGTGCTACGAGGGCGTCGACGAGTCCCGCGCGCTGTACGAGTGGAATCACGCGAAGCAGATCCTCCGCATTCAAGCCGCTGGGACGAGCGGAGCGACGGGGAATGTCACTGCCGATCACAGCTGGGACGCGACCAAGCAGGATGTCTTCTCGGAGGAGTTCCTGTTGTCGCGTCCGTTGCTGACCGCGATCCGCCGTGAGGATCCGACGGTGCTGCTGATCGACGAGGTGGACAAGGCCGACGTCGAGATCGAGGGTCTGCTACTCGAGGTCCTCAGCGACTTCGCGGTCACCATTCCCGAGCTGGGCACCATCACCGCGACCCGCAAACCGTTCGCGGTGCTCACCTCGAATGCCACCCGCGAACTGTCGGAGGCGCTCAAGCGGCGCTGCCTGTTCCTGCATCTGGAGTTTCCGGACGCTGACCTCGAGCGCCGGATCCTCGCGAGCCGCGTGCCTGAACTGCCCGAGTCCGTCGCCGAGCAACTGGTGCGCACCGTCGGCGTGTTGCGCGGCATGCAGCTCAAGAAGGTGCCGTCGGTGTCGGAGACCATCGACTGGGGTCGCACTCTCCTCGCGCTGGGGCTCGACACTCTCGATGACGACGCTGTTCGCGCGACGATGGGTGTGGTGCTCAAGCACCGCGCCGACCAGCAGCGTGCGGCAGCTGAGCTGCGCCTGAACTGA
- a CDS encoding glutamate-5-semialdehyde dehydrogenase, producing the protein MTAATHTSPAAGEAGDTREAVHAAARRARVASRVLALLTTAEKDAALHAAADALLAATESVLAANAEDIEAARASGTEESLLDRLRLTADRVEGIASGLRQVAGLQDPIGEIVRGSTLPNGLEIRQVRVPLGVVGMVYEARPNVTVDAFGLALKSGNAALLRGSSSAAHSNAALVKVLRTALAAQGLPEDAVQLLPSADRSSVTHLIQARGLVDVVIPRGGAGLINAVVRDATVPTIETGVGNCHVYVHSAADLQMAEKIVINAKTRRPSVCNTAETLLVDAAIADTAVPQLLQALQMHSVTVHGDLPGLVPATEGDWSEEYLTLDIALKVVDGMDAAIAHIDEYGTGHTEAIVTSDLSAAREFTARVDAAAVMVNASTAFTDGEQFGFGAEIGISTQKLHARGPMGLGELTSTKWTVWGDGHTRSA; encoded by the coding sequence ATGACTGCCGCAACGCATACTTCACCCGCAGCCGGCGAAGCCGGAGACACCCGAGAGGCGGTGCACGCAGCTGCCCGTCGCGCGCGTGTCGCGTCCCGGGTCCTGGCGCTGCTGACCACGGCAGAGAAGGATGCTGCGCTGCACGCGGCTGCCGACGCGCTGTTGGCGGCGACGGAGAGTGTCCTCGCCGCGAATGCCGAGGACATCGAAGCCGCGCGCGCCTCCGGTACCGAGGAGTCGCTGCTCGACCGTTTGCGGCTCACCGCGGATCGTGTCGAGGGCATCGCATCGGGTCTGCGGCAAGTCGCCGGCCTGCAGGACCCGATCGGTGAGATCGTCCGCGGGTCCACGCTGCCCAACGGTCTCGAGATCCGTCAGGTCCGCGTACCGCTCGGAGTGGTCGGCATGGTCTACGAGGCCCGCCCCAACGTCACTGTCGATGCGTTCGGTCTCGCGCTCAAGTCCGGTAATGCGGCGCTGCTGCGCGGATCCTCGTCGGCGGCCCATTCCAACGCCGCGCTCGTGAAGGTGCTCCGCACCGCGCTGGCCGCGCAGGGTCTGCCCGAGGACGCCGTCCAGCTGCTGCCCAGTGCGGACCGCTCGAGCGTCACCCACCTGATCCAGGCGCGCGGCCTGGTCGATGTCGTCATCCCGCGCGGCGGTGCCGGCCTGATCAACGCCGTCGTGCGCGACGCGACCGTGCCCACTATCGAGACCGGTGTCGGTAACTGTCACGTGTACGTGCACTCCGCCGCGGATCTGCAGATGGCGGAGAAGATCGTCATCAACGCCAAGACACGTCGACCCAGTGTGTGCAATACCGCCGAGACGCTGCTGGTTGATGCCGCGATCGCGGACACCGCCGTTCCGCAGCTGCTGCAGGCACTGCAGATGCACAGTGTCACCGTCCACGGCGACCTGCCCGGACTGGTTCCTGCCACCGAGGGCGACTGGTCCGAGGAGTACCTCACCCTCGACATCGCCTTGAAGGTGGTCGACGGCATGGACGCGGCGATCGCACACATCGACGAGTACGGCACGGGCCATACCGAGGCGATCGTGACGTCCGATTTGTCCGCAGCGCGTGAGTTCACCGCCCGCGTCGACGCTGCCGCGGTTATGGTCAACGCCTCGACTGCGTTCACCGATGGTGAGCAGTTCGGGTTCGGTGCGGAGATCGGGATCTCCACACAGAAGCTGCACGCCCGCGGCCCGATGGGGCTGGGCGAGCTCACCTCGACCAAGTGGACTGTCTGGGGAGACGGTCATACCCGATCGGCCTGA
- a CDS encoding amino acid permease: MSVSQHETIPEAPSEGYSRGLNSRTIQMIALGGAIGTGLFYGAGGAIEEAGPALILAYLAAGLVIFVIMRALGELLTYRPVSGSFAEYAEEFLGRFLGFATGWAYWAVWAATCMAEITVAGKYIEYWWPSVPAWLTALVVLIVLFAANLISVKLFGEAEFWFAAIKITAILGMILIGVGVLTLGFGHATNPTVTNLWADGGVFPNGFGSALMTLQVVMFAYVGVELVGVTAGEAKDPKQTLRKAINTLPFRIGLFYIGSLVVILSVASWRDFRAGASPFVEVLQQIGIPAAAGIMNFVLLTAALSSCNSGIYSTGRMLRSLSLRREAPAVLSRLSSRQVPYAGITMSAAVMIIGVIVNLLSPDRAFVYITSVSTIGIIFVWSVILVCHLRYRRLVARGAVPASDYRLPGAPVTNWISLAFLAFVVVLLFFSTAGRTALTVGAVFGILVGAGYYALLGRASSRY, encoded by the coding sequence ATGTCAGTGTCACAGCACGAGACAATCCCAGAAGCACCGTCCGAGGGGTACAGCCGCGGACTCAACTCCCGCACCATCCAGATGATCGCCCTCGGCGGCGCGATCGGCACCGGGTTGTTCTACGGCGCTGGCGGGGCCATCGAGGAGGCGGGCCCGGCCCTGATCCTTGCCTACCTCGCGGCCGGCCTCGTGATCTTCGTCATCATGCGAGCACTGGGCGAACTGCTCACCTACCGGCCGGTCTCGGGCAGCTTCGCCGAATATGCGGAGGAGTTCCTCGGCCGATTCCTCGGCTTCGCCACCGGTTGGGCCTACTGGGCCGTGTGGGCTGCCACCTGCATGGCCGAGATCACGGTGGCCGGCAAGTACATCGAGTACTGGTGGCCGAGCGTGCCCGCCTGGCTCACCGCACTCGTGGTCCTGATCGTGCTGTTCGCGGCAAACCTGATCTCGGTGAAACTGTTCGGCGAGGCCGAGTTCTGGTTCGCCGCCATCAAGATCACCGCGATCCTGGGCATGATCCTGATCGGCGTCGGCGTCCTCACGCTGGGCTTCGGTCACGCCACCAACCCCACCGTCACGAACCTGTGGGCCGACGGCGGAGTGTTCCCTAACGGCTTCGGTAGCGCACTGATGACGCTGCAGGTGGTGATGTTCGCCTATGTCGGCGTCGAACTGGTCGGTGTCACCGCCGGCGAGGCGAAGGACCCCAAGCAGACCCTGCGCAAGGCGATCAACACGCTGCCCTTCCGCATCGGACTGTTCTACATCGGCTCACTTGTGGTCATCCTGTCGGTGGCCAGCTGGCGTGACTTCCGAGCCGGGGCCAGTCCGTTCGTCGAGGTCCTGCAGCAGATCGGCATCCCGGCCGCCGCGGGCATCATGAATTTCGTGCTGCTCACCGCTGCGCTGTCCTCATGCAACTCGGGCATCTACTCAACCGGCCGGATGCTGCGCAGCCTGTCGCTCAGACGGGAAGCACCCGCGGTACTCAGCCGACTCAGCAGCCGTCAGGTCCCCTATGCGGGCATCACCATGTCCGCCGCCGTGATGATCATCGGCGTCATCGTGAATCTGCTCTCGCCCGATCGCGCGTTCGTTTACATCACCTCGGTGTCGACGATCGGGATCATCTTCGTCTGGAGCGTGATCCTGGTCTGCCACCTGCGCTATCGACGACTCGTCGCGCGCGGCGCGGTGCCGGCGTCCGACTACCGGCTGCCGGGAGCGCCGGTCACCAACTGGATCTCGCTCGCGTTCCTCGCTTTCGTCGTCGTTCTGCTGTTCTTCAGCACCGCCGGACGCACTGCACTGACCGTCGGCGCGGTGTTCGGAATCCTCGTCGGCGCCGGCTACTACGCCCTTCTCGGACGCGCCTCGTCCCGGTACTGA